CGCGGCGCCGGCCGCCTCGACGTCCGCGCGGAACTTGTCGTGGGCGGCGTAGGTGACCCGGTGGCCGCGGTCGCGCAGTTCGCGGGCTAGCGGCAGGGTCGGGCGGAGGTGTCCCTGCGCGGGCACGGTGACGAACAGAACATGCATGTCAAGTGGTTCCCCTCTGTTCGTGGTCGCGTCGAGCCGTACCGGGATTATGCGCCGGGAAGGTGTAGGTCTTCTCCCAGTCCGGATCGCGATGGCCCATCGGGCCCACCGGATCGGTACGCGAGTGCACGTGTGCCGCCGAATGCGCCCGAGCAGGTTGCCAGCGTGAATTTTTGACTTACGATCACGCAGGTCTCAGCAACAACGGGGTGGTGAGCGTGGACGGAGAACAACGTCGTCGGACGATCGCCCATTGGGTGCGCGAGCACGGTGGGCTCACCGTCCTCGAGTTCGCCGAGCAGCACGGCGTCAGCCCCGAGGCCGTCCGGTCCGACCTGGCCGCGCTGGAGCACCAGGGCACCCTGCGGCGGGTGCCGGACGGCGCCGTCCCCGTCGTGCCGGTGCAGCCGGCCGCGAGGGCCCCGTCCACGGCCCCCGGGAGGTGCCGGATGCACGCGGAGAAGGAGCGGATCGCCAGGGCCGCGGTCGGCGAGGTGCCCGACGGCGGCTCGATCCTGCTCGACGCCGGGAGCACCGTGGCGCAGCTGGCCGGACTGCTGCCGGCCGGTCGCGACCTGACCATCGTCACGCAGTCGCTGGCCGTGGCCGTGGCGCTGAGCGACCGGCCGGACCTCGACCTGATGCTGATCGGCGGCCGTGTCCGCGGCTGCTCGCTGGCCCTGGTGGACAGCTGGGCGCTGCGCACGCTGGCCGGCACCCGCGTCGACGTCGCTTTCCTCGGCGCCGACGGCGTGTCCGTGCGGCACGGGATGACCGTCCGGGACGGGGCGGCGGCGATGGTGAAGCGTGCGGCGATGGTGGCCGCGCAGCGGACCGTGCTGCTGGCCGACCACACCAAGCTCGACCAGGATCGCCTGGCCAGTTTCGGCTCGCTGGCCGAGGTCGACATCCTGATCACCGACGACGGGGCCGACCCCGAGCGCGTCGGCGCGATCACCGCGGCCGGGCCGCGCGTGGTCGTGGTCTGAGCCGCCCCGGGAGCCGCGCTCAAGCCGTGACGATCCGGGGTCCGGCTCCGGCGAGGTCTCGGGCTACGTGTTTGTCGATGCCGTCGTCGGTGATGAAGGTGTCGATGTCGGATAGTTCGGCGAAGCGGGCGAAGTGGTCGTTGCCGACTTTGGTGTGGTCGGCGAGGAGGACGGTGCGGCGGGCGCAGTTGATGGAGGCTTGTTTGACCATGGCTTCGGCGGTGTCGGGGGTGGTGAGGCCGCGTTCGAGGGATAGTCCGTTGGTGGCGATGAAGGCGACTTCGACGAAGGTGTCTCGGAGGGCTTGGAGGGCCCAGGAGTCGACGAGGGCGAGGGTGCGGCCGCGGAGTCGTCCGCCGACGAGCATGAGGGTGATGTTGGGGCGGGTGGAGAGGGTCGTGGCGATGGTGATGGAGTTGGTGACGACGGTGAGTTCGCGGTCGGCGGGGAGGTGTTCGGCGAGGCGGGCGGTGGTGCTGCCGGCGTCGAGGAGGATGGCGCCTTCTTCGGGGATTTCGGTGATGGCGGCTTTGGCGATGCGGTCTTTTTCGGTGGCCATGAGGGTGTTGCGGGTGGCGAGGGCGGGTTCGAACCCGAGGCGTCCGGCGGGGATGGCGCCGCCGTGGACGCGGCGAGCCAGCCCCGTCCGCTCCAGGACGGTCAAGTCGCGGCGGATGGTTTCGGCGGTCACAGCGAATTCCGCCGCCAGCGGAACGACGTCCACCCGGCCGTGCGCCCGTAATCGTTCCGCGATGATCCTCTGCCGTTCTTCCGCGTACAACGCCGTTTCCCCGATCCCCTCGCGAGCGTGACGAAGTGGCAGTCTAGGTGGACTTGACGGCGCAAGTTCCTGGTTTGCGGGATACGCGGGAAATCATCGACCCGGTGATCATCGGGCATGGTCCGGACGTTCAACGGGTGCAATGTCCTCTTCGGCGCAACGGACAGTCCACTCCGGATTGTTAAGGTTCTCCCCAGTGCCGGAAGCGGTACAACAGGGGGAAACTCCGCCGAATCAGCGGCCCATTGGTCGACGAAGCAGGGCTGCGGCGAAGACACCCGGTGGGCGGAGTCTCGGGAATTCCCGGATCTCGGCTGCGTAACCTGCCGGTGTTCGCCGACCGGTTCCGCGTGATCGGAGTGTCTTGGCCACCTGCGTCGAAGCACCGCATGAGATCAGGTCACTCGCTCCTTTGGCGCGGACTCCGGTCTTCGTCGTCGCGGGGCTCTTCGGGGTGGTGTTGCTCGCCGTAGCCGGTCGGTACGGCTACTTCGGGGACGAGCTGTACTTCCTCGCCGCCGGGCGGCACCTCGCTTGGGGGTACGCCGACCAGCCTCCGCTCGTTCCCGTGCTCGCCCGGATTCTCGAATCCCTCGCGCCGGGCAACGTCTTCGTGCTGCGGTTGCCCGCCATGGCCGTGATGGTCGTCGCCGTCGTGGTCAGCGCGCTGATCGCCCGTGAACTCGGTGGGGGACGGCGGGCGCAGGTCATGGCCGCCGCGACCTTCGCCGTGTCGACGCAGTTCGTGGCGAGCGGCCACTACCTCGCGACGTCGACCTTCGACCCCTTCTTCTGGACGTTGCTGGGCTGGCTGCTGGTGCGGTGGGTCCGCACCCGTGCCGACGACCTGCTCGTGTGGGCGGGGGTGGTCACCGGCCTCGCCTTGAACACGAAGTTCCTCGTCGGCGCGTTCTGGGGCGTCGCCGTGCTCGCGGTACTCGCCTGCGGACCCCGGGAGCTGCTGCGGCGGCCGGCGCTGTGGCTCGGCGGGCTGATCGCGCTGGCCATGGTCGCGCCGACGCTCGGCTGGCAGGCCACGCACGGCTGGCCGCAGCTCGCGATGAGCGCCGCCATCTCGCAGGAGGTCGCCGCGATGCCCGGCGGACGGGCCATGATCGTGCCGGTCATGCTCTTCCTCGCCGGACTCCCCGTCGCGGCCCTGCTGCTCGGCTACGGCGGCTGGCGGCTGATGCGCTCCCCGGCGTTGCGCGAGTACCGCTTCCTCGGCTGGACCACTGCCGGACTCACCGTGCTCTTCGTCGTCATCGCCGGGCGTCAGTACTACGTCGCCGGGCTCTACGGCGTGTGCTGGGCCGCCGCCGCGGTCGAGTTCGAACGAGGGCAGCCGGCGCGGTGGTGGCGGTGGGCCGCCTCCTGGCCGGTGTACGTCCTGACCGCGCTGGTCATGCTGCCGACCGCGTTGCCGGTCTGGCCGCAGTCGTGGCTGCGCGACCACCCGGGCCTGCCCAAAGCCGTGTTCTCCGCCGAAGAGATCGGCTGGCCGGAGGTGGCAGGCTCCATCGCGAAGACCTTCCACGCGCTGCCGGACCCGGCGCACACCGCGATCGTGACGCGGATGTACTGGCA
This window of the Amycolatopsis balhimycina FH 1894 genome carries:
- a CDS encoding DeoR/GlpR family DNA-binding transcription regulator; translation: MDGEQRRRTIAHWVREHGGLTVLEFAEQHGVSPEAVRSDLAALEHQGTLRRVPDGAVPVVPVQPAARAPSTAPGRCRMHAEKERIARAAVGEVPDGGSILLDAGSTVAQLAGLLPAGRDLTIVTQSLAVAVALSDRPDLDLMLIGGRVRGCSLALVDSWALRTLAGTRVDVAFLGADGVSVRHGMTVRDGAAAMVKRAAMVAAQRTVLLADHTKLDQDRLASFGSLAEVDILITDDGADPERVGAITAAGPRVVVV
- a CDS encoding DeoR/GlpR family DNA-binding transcription regulator; translation: MYAEERQRIIAERLRAHGRVDVVPLAAEFAVTAETIRRDLTVLERTGLARRVHGGAIPAGRLGFEPALATRNTLMATEKDRIAKAAITEIPEEGAILLDAGSTTARLAEHLPADRELTVVTNSITIATTLSTRPNITLMLVGGRLRGRTLALVDSWALQALRDTFVEVAFIATNGLSLERGLTTPDTAEAMVKQASINCARRTVLLADHTKVGNDHFARFAELSDIDTFITDDGIDKHVARDLAGAGPRIVTA
- a CDS encoding ArnT family glycosyltransferase, encoding MARTPVFVVAGLFGVVLLAVAGRYGYFGDELYFLAAGRHLAWGYADQPPLVPVLARILESLAPGNVFVLRLPAMAVMVVAVVVSALIARELGGGRRAQVMAAATFAVSTQFVASGHYLATSTFDPFFWTLLGWLLVRWVRTRADDLLVWAGVVTGLALNTKFLVGAFWGVAVLAVLACGPRELLRRPALWLGGLIALAMVAPTLGWQATHGWPQLAMSAAISQEVAAMPGGRAMIVPVMLFLAGLPVAALLLGYGGWRLMRSPALREYRFLGWTTAGLTVLFVVIAGRQYYVAGLYGVCWAAAAVEFERGQPARWWRWAASWPVYVLTALVMLPTALPVWPQSWLRDHPGLPKAVFSAEEIGWPEVAGSIAKTFHALPDPAHTAIVTRMYWQAAAVDHYGPAFGLPEPASPNRGYHSLVTPPDSAVNVLYAGPGPQPLQGHFADVKRVGTVDSGLGIPNTSQGLPLWLATGRAESWATLWPKLRDFHV